The bacterium genome includes the window TCCTTGCTTGTTTTTATTATCAAGCCTTTTTAGGAGATTAAATATTCCCTTATTGAAACAATATATCCCTGTGTTCACAAGGTTTATTTCCCTCTCCTTTTTTGTTGCATCCTTTTCTTCCACAATCCTGACCCCTGACCCCTGACCCCTGACCCCT containing:
- a CDS encoding sugar phosphate nucleotidyltransferase; the protein is GVRGQGSGVRIVEEKDATKKEREINLVNTGIYCFNKGIFNLLKRLDNKNKQGEYYLTDAFKMLSEMGKRVSLLETEDEMEVMGINTREELAIVEDFLRRRKNTR